CTTAAGTTCACTCGTTCCTACGTTGCCATTCTCGTTGACGTTCACAGGTATCTCGTCTTGGTTTCCTGTGCTTGAAGTCGTCTGTGTGCTTGTTGTTGTCCCGGTGTTTATACATCCCGCTCCAAGGACGCCGAGAAACAGCGCCCCTATGAGGATCAGACCCAACAATCTCTTCATACCTTCCACCTCCATATGCAATTTATATGTTACATATGTCTGTTTCTTTATAAACCTTTCGGCTATACATTCCAATACATTTTAGTTCTTTCTTCGATTTAAAAGTTTCCTAAATAAAAATACAAACTTCAAGAGAATATTTAAAAGTTCATACTTCCAGCAGATTAAAGGTGGTTCCATGAAAGTCTTTCCGCTTGATGATAACGTCGCTTTCTCGCGGATGCCCATGAGAAGTGAACTGGACGAAGTTTCGAAGGTGTTTGATGCGGTGGTTGTGCTCGTTGAGGAGTACGCGCCCCCATATCCGCTCGAAGAGTGGAGAAAACGGAACGTTGAGGTTTTCCACAGTCCGATTCCGGACTTCTCGGCTCCGAGCTTGAACCAGCTCCTCGAAATCCTCCGCTGGATCGAGGCGAGGGTTGCGGAGGGCAAAAGGGTTCTGATCCACTGCATGGGCGGCCTCGGGAGGAGCGGAACCGTTGCCGTTGCCTGGGTGATGTACTCGGAAGACGTCCCATTGAGGGAAGCCTTGAGAAAGGTTCGCTCCCTGAGGTCGGGTGCGGTCGAGACGGAGGAGCAGATGGAGGTTCTGAAAGAACTGGAAATGCTCCTCAGAAGCCGTTGAAGGACACAACGTCCTCCAGCTTCTTCCTCTCGTACTTCGGCTTTGGGTCTGCTGGATAGCCGACTGGAAGTATTGTCTGGAGCTTGTATTCCGGAGGGGCCTTCAGGAGCTCTTCGATTGGCTTAGGGTTCGGTGGCGTGTAGGTCACCGTTCCGAGGCCGAGCTCTTCAAGCGCAAGGAGAAGGTAGCCGACGGCTATCCACGTTGACTGGAGCCAGTAGGGGGCCTTGGTGTGTCCAAAGACGAGGATCAGGTAGGGAGCCTCGCTCAGGAAGGGCTTCTCTGGCTTGAATCCCTTTGCGTTCAGCCAGGCCATCAGGTCGCCTTTGGTTCTGGAGTAGAACTTTTCTTCCTCGCTCTCGCAGAGCTCCCTTATCTTCCCCTTGAGCCAGTCGTCGTCCACAACCACGAACTTCCATGGCTGGGCGTTCATACCGCTCGGTGCTTCCTTAGCGGCTTTGATGGCCTTCATCAAATCTTCCTTCGGGGGCCTCTCTGGGAGAAACTGTCTGACGGTCTTCCTCCTCTTCGCCAGCTCGAGAACGCGCATGGCATCACCGGTTTCTCTTGGGCGGAAACGGATAAAAACGTTTAGACGTAGAACACCATGCCGTCGTAAGCCACGAGAACCTTATTCTCCCACCTCTTTCTTACGTACTCGGTCAGCTTAAGGAAGGGCAGGTTTTTGTGGGAGATGTGACTGAGGACGGTTCTCTCCGCGAGGGAAAGGCCTATCTCAGCCGCCTCGTCAACGTTGTTGTGGTAGGGGTCGTCGGTCCCTGGGGGATAGGTTGCGTCAACTATCGCCAGCCTGAGTGGCGCCTTCCCCATGAGGAACTCCCACGTCTCCTCTGGGAGGCCCTTGGTGTCGTAGATAAGGGCCACCCTCTTGCCGTCCTCCTCTATGAGGTATCCGAGGGTCTCAACCTGATGGTTGAGCTTTAGGGCGGTGATTCTAAGGGTGTCGAGTTCAACCCTCTCGAAGGGCCTTATCGTTCTCGGCTGGAGATTCTTAGGTTCGTTGAGGATTAACGCGTCTGCGTGTCCCTCTGGAGCGTAGAGCGGCGTTTCCATCGCCATCCATCTGAGCTTGTAGAGGCCGTAGATGTGGTCGTGGTGCCAGTGAGTGAGGAAAATCGCCTCCAGCGGAACGTTCAGGAAGTCCCTTATGTCAGTTCCAACGTCGAAGAGAACCGCTTTTCCCCTTTTGGTTATGATGGCCAGCGTTGAAGGCAACCTCTGGGCAAAACCGAACTTCCTTGCCTCGCTGCATGTCGGACAGGTGCATAGGTGCGCCGGAATCCCCTCGCTTCCACCGGTGCCGATGAAGTAGACTATCAAACCCACCACCTATTTCATGACTGTGAAATAGTCCCCTTATAAGTATTGTCACCAACTCAGGAACATGGGGTTCATAGCGGACATGATGCTCGGCCGGCTCACGAGGTGGCTCCGGCTGTACGGCTACGACACCCTCTATGGGATTGAGGATGACGACGAGATACTTCAAGTTGCCTTAGCTGAGAACCGGGTTCTCCTCACCAGGGATTCCGACCTTGCCGGGAGGGCGAGGAGGCTTGGCGTAAAGGTGATCCTGCTGGACTCAAACTCCTTTGAAGGTCAGGTTGGGGAGCTTAAGAAGCACGGCATTGAGTTCAGGGAGCTGCTTCCTTCCAATGCCCGCTGTCCGAAATGCAACGGTCTCATCCAGCCGGTTTCTAAGGATGAGGTTAGAGGTAAGGTTCCAGGGGGCGTCTATCAAAAATACGACGAGTTCTACATCTGCCAAAACTGCGGTCAGATTTACTGGCCGGGAAGGCAGTGGAGAGAGATGCTGAAAATAGACGAGAAGCTGAGAAGGGTTTAAAAGGTATCCATCCACCGTTTGGTGGTGTTGGGATGGAGTGGGAGGAGTGGAAGCCGTTCTATATGAGGATCGTCCGTGAGATGGGCTACTCCGTTGAGGAGGACAGAAGGGCCGCTCGAATCCTCAGGGCGCTCCTCCTCGAGGGGGACGAGTACATCCTGAGGGACGAACTGGCCGCGGTCGTGGAGAAGAGGGCCTACGTTTTCGGTTGCGGTCCGAGTCTGGAGAGGGCACTGGAGGAGCACGACTTCTCCAATGGGACGCTGATAGCGGCCGATGGGGCAACCTCTGCACTCCTTGATGCCGGCCTTCTTCCGGAGGTAATAGCCACTGACCTCGACGGTAGGGTTTCGGATTTAAAGCTCGCCAATGACCGGGGAGCGTTCATGGCCGTTCACGCCCATGGCGACAACGTGGATAAACTGACCACCTACGTGCCGTTCTTCTCGAGGGTTCTGGGAACAACCCAGACTGAACCGCTGGACATAGTTTATAACTTCGGAGGCTTTACCGACGGTGACAGGGCCGCTTTTCTGGCCGAAGGGCTGGGCGCGAGGGAGATAATTCTGGTTGGGTTTGACTTCGGCGAGACCGTGGGGAGGTGGAGCAAGCCCGGCTTGAGGGAGCACGCTCCGATATGGGAGAGCAAGAGGAAGAAGTTCGCGTTCGCGAGGGAACTGCTGGACTGGCTTGAGAAGAATGGAAAGGCGAGGATAGGGTACCTCACACCAAATCCTTGAGCTTTTTGACCTTTCCCGCCTTTATGTCCACGTAGCCTAGCTTTTTGAGGAGCTTCAGGGTTTCCTCCACCACATCCCTTGTGAAGTTGACCACCAGCGTTCCTTTCTCCGTGGGGATGGCTATCGGTGAGGCTCTGACGAACGCCCTGAGGAGATCCTCCGTGGGGACTTTGTCGTTCAGGCTCTTCAGAATCTCGCTTGCTAGGACAGCGCGCCCTACAAGGCCAAAATACACCCTCAAAAGGTAATCCTCGGGGAAGTATCTGCTCGCTATCTTGCCGAGGGTGTTTATCCTCTTCATGTCCAGCTCCAGTATCTCAAACTCATACTCCATCGTTAGGTCTGTGAGGGCGAACTGCCTCGCGAGCTTCTCCGCGCCCTCAGGATTGTGGACCAAGTTGAAGGGAAACTTGAACTGGAAGCGAAGTTTATCGACCTCAACTCCTTCCTTAAGCTTTATCGTGTCCTCATCGTACTCAATTGCCCCATTACCCGCTAGTTGGTCGAGAAGCTCGGCCACCCACGGCCCCTCCCGAAGAAGACTCTCGAACTTCTCCCCGACCTTAATGTGCTCCAGAAGGTGGTTGAGGCTCTCCCTAAAGGATATGAACCCCTCCATTATCGCCTCTTTATCCCCGGCGTCGAACGTCTCTATCCTTGACTGTATCTCACTCACGGTGCCCTCAAGCATGTAACCAACGAAGCTCTCGTATCCGAGCCTCTCGCTTACCTCGAACTTTATGCCCTCGGCCCTCAGGTCCTGAAGAAGCGCTTTCCTGAGTGATTCACTCTTCACCACGAACCTCATCTTATCACCTAGGGGGAAAGGCTAAAAAGCCTTATAGGTTTTTGCTTTCTGAGGTGGGGGCGATGGCTGAAAAACAGTACCTTCTGGACAAGACCCTTGAGGCATGGAAGGGAAAGAGGGTTGCCCTGTCCGTGAGCAACGAGCATTCGTTCACCGGGATACTCAACGACTTCGATGAGGAGGTCATCTTCCTGACCGACGTCAAGGACATTGCCGGCAACAAGGCGAGGGGACTTCTGGTTAAAATCGACGATCTGAACTGGATAATGCTCCTCTGAGGTGTAATCATGCGCGCTGTGGCCTTCGTTGGCTTTAAGAAGAGCGGGAAAACAACGACGGTTGAGGCCGTTGCCAAAGTGCTGAGGGATAGGGGTTACCGTGTTGCGGTAGCCAAGAGCATGCACGCCGATTTCGACCGGGAAGGGAGTGATACGTGGCGCTTCTCAAAGGTCGCCGATGCGGTCCTGGTTAGGGCGGGCGATACTGATGCGTTTCTATTCAAAGCCAAGGACATAAACGCCCTCTTCTCCATGGTAAACGCCGACTTCCTCCTGCTTGAAGGGTTTAAATCCATTAAACACGTTCCCATGGTTGTATGTGCGAGGGACGAAGACGAAGTCCGGGAGCTCAACGACGGCTTAGCTATAGCGGTGAGCGGGGTCATAACCTCAACCGGCATCGGGGAGATAGAGGGATTGCCGGTTATTGATGCAACGAGGGAGCCCGAGAGGCTCGCTAACCTCATTGAGAAGCGCGCCTTCATGTTACCCAACATAGACTGTGGCATGTGTGGATTCAAATGCACCGAGATGGCGAGGATGATAGTGAGCGGCGAGAAAACGCTCAAGGACTGTGTGGTTTTAAGCTCGAAGCCCAAAGTTACGGTGAAGATAGACGGGCAGGTTCTTCCAATGAAGGACTGGGTGCAGGAGCTTGTTGAGAAGACGATAAGGGGCATGCTGTCGAGCATGAAGGGCTACCACGAGGGAAAGAGGGTAGAGATAGTGATCAGGGACGGTTGAACTCAGACGACCTCAACCTCCAGCTCGTTGATTTCTTCGTCTTTCAGCACATACGCCCAGTAGTTTCCTTTCTCGTCAACTATCAACCAGACGACCGGCCAGAGTCTCATGCCCTTTAAATCCCTTCCGCTTGGAACCGGCGGGCACTTCAGATGAGAATGGAAGATGCCGACAACCTCAAGTCCCCTCTCCTCGGCCTCGTCGATGGCGGTCACCATCTCGACCGGCTCCATATCAAAAGCGGTTGGGGAGTTCAGCCTGTTGGGA
This genomic window from Thermococcus sp. contains:
- a CDS encoding molybdopterin-guanine dinucleotide biosynthesis protein MobB, whose product is MRAVAFVGFKKSGKTTTVEAVAKVLRDRGYRVAVAKSMHADFDREGSDTWRFSKVADAVLVRAGDTDAFLFKAKDINALFSMVNADFLLLEGFKSIKHVPMVVCARDEDEVRELNDGLAIAVSGVITSTGIGEIEGLPVIDATREPERLANLIEKRAFMLPNIDCGMCGFKCTEMARMIVSGEKTLKDCVVLSSKPKVTVKIDGQVLPMKDWVQELVEKTIRGMLSSMKGYHEGKRVEIVIRDG
- a CDS encoding Mut7-C RNAse domain-containing protein gives rise to the protein MGFIADMMLGRLTRWLRLYGYDTLYGIEDDDEILQVALAENRVLLTRDSDLAGRARRLGVKVILLDSNSFEGQVGELKKHGIEFRELLPSNARCPKCNGLIQPVSKDEVRGKVPGGVYQKYDEFYICQNCGQIYWPGRQWREMLKIDEKLRRV
- a CDS encoding 6-hydroxymethylpterin diphosphokinase MptE-like protein codes for the protein MEWEEWKPFYMRIVREMGYSVEEDRRAARILRALLLEGDEYILRDELAAVVEKRAYVFGCGPSLERALEEHDFSNGTLIAADGATSALLDAGLLPEVIATDLDGRVSDLKLANDRGAFMAVHAHGDNVDKLTTYVPFFSRVLGTTQTEPLDIVYNFGGFTDGDRAAFLAEGLGAREIILVGFDFGETVGRWSKPGLREHAPIWESKRKKFAFARELLDWLEKNGKARIGYLTPNP
- a CDS encoding MBL fold metallo-hydrolase yields the protein MIVYFIGTGGSEGIPAHLCTCPTCSEARKFGFAQRLPSTLAIITKRGKAVLFDVGTDIRDFLNVPLEAIFLTHWHHDHIYGLYKLRWMAMETPLYAPEGHADALILNEPKNLQPRTIRPFERVELDTLRITALKLNHQVETLGYLIEEDGKRVALIYDTKGLPEETWEFLMGKAPLRLAIVDATYPPGTDDPYHNNVDEAAEIGLSLAERTVLSHISHKNLPFLKLTEYVRKRWENKVLVAYDGMVFYV
- a CDS encoding M67 family metallopeptidase — its product is MSKLYKSNGGVLIIGLIIQQDNLKAVIKMAERSTVEVCGFLFGRWKGGNFIVEEVRFVPNRLNSPTAFDMEPVEMVTAIDEAEERGLEVVGIFHSHLKCPPVPSGRDLKGMRLWPVVWLIVDEKGNYWAYVLKDEEINELEVEVV
- a CDS encoding nitroreductase family protein, coding for MRVLELAKRRKTVRQFLPERPPKEDLMKAIKAAKEAPSGMNAQPWKFVVVDDDWLKGKIRELCESEEEKFYSRTKGDLMAWLNAKGFKPEKPFLSEAPYLILVFGHTKAPYWLQSTWIAVGYLLLALEELGLGTVTYTPPNPKPIEELLKAPPEYKLQTILPVGYPADPKPKYERKKLEDVVSFNGF
- a CDS encoding LSm family protein: MAEKQYLLDKTLEAWKGKRVALSVSNEHSFTGILNDFDEEVIFLTDVKDIAGNKARGLLVKIDDLNWIMLL
- a CDS encoding dual specificity protein phosphatase family protein codes for the protein MKVFPLDDNVAFSRMPMRSELDEVSKVFDAVVVLVEEYAPPYPLEEWRKRNVEVFHSPIPDFSAPSLNQLLEILRWIEARVAEGKRVLIHCMGGLGRSGTVAVAWVMYSEDVPLREALRKVRSLRSGAVETEEQMEVLKELEMLLRSR